The following are encoded in a window of Carya illinoinensis cultivar Pawnee chromosome 15, C.illinoinensisPawnee_v1, whole genome shotgun sequence genomic DNA:
- the LOC122295388 gene encoding uncharacterized protein LOC122295388: MKREQAPNHVAFYREVHWSTKKGRFITEAAEHNYNMMLERMNEMEPEDNNDENANAVFKEVLGSRSGYARGLGHLVIPEPSQSLLSNREFERLREENEKNKAENEKNKAEAELFKKKFETFMNDLEKMNACFLECDRLNERVTELESQRESQRETPGDA, from the exons ATGAAGCGGGAACAAGCTCCAAATCATGTTGCTTTCTATCGGGAGGTGCATTGGTCTACAAAGAAGGGTAGATTTATTACTGAAGCTGCTGAGCACAACTAC AATATGATGCTTGAGCGGATGAATGAGATGGAACCAGAAGATAACAATGATGAGAATGCCAATGCAGTGTTTAAGGAGGTGTTGGGTTCCCGATCGGGCTATGCTAGAGGTTTAGGACACTTAGTTATACCTGAACCATCTCAATCCTTGCTATCCAATAGGGAGTTTGAACGTCTTAGGGAGGAGAATGAGAAGAACAAGGCAGAGAATGAGAAGAACAAGGCTGAGGCAGAGTTGTTcaagaagaaatttgagacattTATGAATGATTTGGAAAAGATGAATGCTTGTTTTTTAGAGTGTGACAGGCTTAATGAACGTGTTACAGAATTAGAGTCCCAAAGGGAGTCTCAACGGGAGACTCCAGGAGATGCGTAG
- the LOC122296615 gene encoding uncharacterized protein LOC122296615 has product MDKAWMSIEDRFMSNEYAMGVSHFMNMAKEHAQGGIDIRCPCRRCRNMLFQPITTVEEHLFIIGIDPSYKDWIFHGEEEVLDVNSSEEGDDASGNDAYIDDMDELLDDIQAGASMDQSGGSHIPGIDGVTPGGSSATFSELLEDALSPLYPSCSSFSKLSFIVKLLHIKTVGGWSVKSFNMVIKLLKSAFPDALLPDSYNDACRLERGLGFNYTKIDACLNDCVLFWKEHSDKEKCPKCNTPRWVLSSTKQKKIPHKVLKHFPLVPRLQRLFVSNKTAGAMRWHSTERVNDYNVMRHPADSKVWKDFDVQYPQFASDPRNVRIGLASDGFNPFNNIAKPYSIWPVILVAYNLPPWLCMKDPYLMLSLLIPGPKAPGNDIDVYLRPLIEELKFLWEVGVNTYDAFADQSFRLHAALLWTINDFPAYANLSGWSTKGKLACPTCNGSTDSLWLVHGRKHCYMGHRRWLLPGHRWRSKKAEFNGSTNHRPAPIHLSGEAILEQLRELQDVQFGKLSKKRKRTANELNWTKKSVFFELPYWKSLELRHNLDVMHIEKNICDSVLGTLMDIEGKSKDTANARRDLANLGIRKELHLQQEGDSCSMRLACYMLNKKEKRSFCEWLASVKFPDGFAANIARCVNVRESKILGMKSHDSHIFMQRLLPVVISGYLTSDVRQALTELSSFFKKLCARALNIDVLHRLQTDISLILCKLEMIFPPAFFDIMVHLAIHLPQEALLAGPVQYRWMYPFERYLGKFKRYVKNMARPEGSIAEAYIHVECLTFCSMYLHDIETTFTREERNVDVGPDHTPGSMSVFFQKVRPMGSSSTDRLDDQLLAKAECQHYNKIKEEDPSNVDRRHQTEFGKWFKNHIRELRILNPDEVTDELYALACGPDPWVGSYSGCIMNGIRFHTKDREQHRRSQNSGVVVAGVHQSMPVDFYGVLKEILELRYMGWHLVYLFKCDWWDVGDHRRGIRVGDHLTSVNTSRKWYQDEPFALASQCSQVFYLKDDSMVGNWQVVQKITNRNVYDIPPVQTALDDGEDSSEGDAFQEEEASTEDFPINESDTGLGNTLHREDEEVIVVNEATTLPRSTPDNADQTFIEDDVDGDDYGDHPNTDHYESENEDDSQSNSETDSE; this is encoded by the exons ATGGACAAGGCGTGGATGAGTATTGAAGATAGATTTATGTCTAATGAGTATGCAATGGGGGTTAGCCATTTCATGAATATGGCTAAGGAGCATGCACAAGGGGGCATTGACATTAGGTGTCCGTGCCGTAGATGTCGTAACATGCTCTTCCAGCCAATAACCACAGTCGAGgagcatttatttattatagggATTGATCCTTCTTATAAGGATTGGATTTTTcacggtgaagaggaagtgTTGGATGTTAATTCTTCAGAAGAAGGTGATGATGCCAGCGGCAATGATGCCTATATTGATGATATGGATGAGCTGCTGGATGACATTCAGGCTGGAGCTTCTATGGATCAGTCCGGAGGTTCGCATATACCTGGTATTGATGGTGTCACACCTGGTGGTTCTTCAGCAACGTTTTCAGAATTGTTAGAAGATGCACTGAGTCCACTTTATCCATCATGCTCATCGTTTTCAAAGCTTTCTTTTATCGTAAAGTTGCTTCATATAAAGACTGTTGGTGGTTGGAGTGTTAAATCCTTTAACATGGTCATCAAGCTCCTGAAATCTGCATTTCCTGACGCTCTTCTCCCTGACTCATACAATGATGCATGCCGATTGGAACGTGGCCTGGGGTTTAATTACACAAAGATAGATGCTTGTTTGAATGATTGTGTCTTATTTTGGAAGGAACATTCTGATAAAGAGAAGTGCCCAAAATGCAACACTCCGAGATGGGTGTTAAGTAGTACTAAGCAAAAGAAAATTCCACACAAAGTGCTCAAACATTTCCCGTTGGTCCCAAGGCTGCAAAGACTATTTGTTTCTAATAAGACTGCCGGGGCAATGAGATGGCATTCTACTGAACGCGTCAACGATTATAATGTGATGAGGCACCCTGCAGATTCGAAGGTATGGAAAGATTTTGACGTGCAGTACCCTCAGTTTGCTTCAGATCCTCGTAATGTGAGAATTGGGTTAGCGAGTGATGGGTTTAATCCATTTAACAATATAGCTAAACCCTACAGTATATGGCCAGTGATTCTTGTAGCATATAACTTGCCCccttggttatgcatgaaagatccatacctCATGCTTTCGTTGCTAATTCCTGGCCCAAAAGCACCAGGCAACGATATCGACGTGTATCTACGCCCTTTAATTGAAGAACTGAAGTTTCTATGGGAAGTGGGTGTCAATACATACGATGCATTTGCAGATCAATCGTTTCGATTACATGCAGCATTACTCTGGACCATTAATGACTTCCCAGCGTATGCTAAtctttctgggtggagcacaaaggggAAATTGGCATGTCCTACGTGTAATGGTAGTACGGATTCATTGTGGCTGGTCCATGGGCGAAAGCACTGCTACATGGGTCATCGGCGGTGGTTGTTGCCAGGGCACAGGTGGAGATCTAAAAAAGCTGAATTTAATGGTAGTACTAACCATCGCCCAGCACCTATACATTTGTCGGGAGAGGCTATCTTGGAACAATTGAGAGAATTGCAAGATGTACAGTTTGGTAAGTTATCAAAAAAGAGGAAACGCACAGCcaatgagttgaattggaccaaaaaaagtgTATTCTTTGAGTTGCCTTATTGGAAATCCTTGGAATTGAGACATAACCTagatgtcatgcatattgagaagaacataTGCGATAGCGTATTAGGAACTTTGATGGATATCGAGGGAAAAAGCAAGGACACAGCCAATGCCCGTCGGGATTTGGCCAACCTAGGCATACGGAAAGAATTACACTTACAGCAAGAGGGCGATAGTTGTTCAATGAGACTGGCGTGTTACAtgctaaataaaaaagagaagagatctTTCTGCGAGTGGTTAGCAAGTGTTAAGTTCCCTGATGGTTTTGCCGCGAACATCGCCCGATGTGTTAATGTACGTGAATCAAAGATCTTAGgcatgaaaagtcatgattctCATATTTTCATGCAACGATTACTGCCAGTGGTGATTAGTGGCTACTTAACCAGTGATGTACGGCAAGCTTTGACTGAGTTAAGTTCATTCTTCAAGAAATTGTGTGCACGAGCATTAAACATTGATGTTCTGCACCGCCTACAAACTGATATCTCTCTTATTCTTTGCAAGttggaaatgatattcccacctGCATTCTTCGATATAATGGTGCATCTTGCTATTCACTTGCCACAAGAGGCATTGCTTGCGGGACCTGTCCagtataggtggatgtatccttttgaACGGTATCTAGGGAAGTTCAAGCgttatgtaaaaaatatggcAAGACCTGAAGGCTCAATTGCCGAGGCCTATATTCATGTTGAGTGCCTTACATTTTGTTCGATGTATCTCCATGACATTGAGACGACTTTTACTAGGGAAGAGCGAAATGTGGATGTCGGTCCAGACCATACACCGGGTAGTATGAGTGTATTTTTTCAAAAGGTAAGACCAATGGGTTCGTCCTCCACTGATAGATTGGATGATCAGCTATTAGCAAAAGCTGAGTG TCAGCACTATAACAAGATTAAAGAAGAGGACCCCAGCAATGTTGATCGTAGGCACCAGACCGAATTTGGGAAATGGTTCAAGAACCAT ATTCGAGAATTGCGTATCTTGAATCCAGATGAAGTTACAGATGAACTTTATGCTCTTGCTTGTGGACCAGATCCTTGGGTGGGATCATATAGTGGATGCATCATGAATGGAATTCGGTTTCACACAAAAGACCGTGAACAACATCGACGCAGCCAAAATAGTGGGGTGGTTGTTGCTGGGGTACATCAGTCGATGCCGGTTGATTTCTATGGTGTGTTGAAAGAGATCCTTGAATTACGCTACATGGGGTGGCATCTTGTGTACTTGTTTAAATGTGACTGGTGGGATGTTGGTGATCATAGACGCGGCATACGTGTAGGGGACCACCTTACAAGTGTGAATACATCAAGAAAGTGGTATCAGGATGAGCCTTTCGCCCTTGCATCTCAGTGCTcacaagtattttatttaaaagatgatAGTATGGTGGGGAATTGGCAAGTGGTACAAAAGATAACCAATAGGAATGTCTATGACATTCCACCCGTCCAAACTGCATTGGATGATGGTGAGGACTCCTCTGAAGGTGATGCATTTCAAGAGGAAGAAGCTAGTACTGAAGATTTTCCGATCAATGAAAGTGATACTGGCTTGGGAAACACATTGCATCGGGAGGATGAAGAAGTAATTGTTGTTAATGAGGCAACTACGCTACCTCGTTCTACTCCCGACAATGCCGACCAAACTTTTATTGAAGATGATGTGGATGGTGACGACTATGGCGATCATCCCAATACTGACCATTATGAGTCTGAGAATGAGGACGACTCCCAATCGAATTCTGAAACAGATTCTGAATAA